CTTTATCCCGAGCAATACACCGTGCTCCGCTATGAAAGTGGAAAAAACCTTGGTATAAACCCCTTTTATATAAGTGACCTTAAAGACTTGACCCCTGAACGTTTGGAGGATCTTTCCGTATTCCTTTTTGAATTGTTCGCATCAGATTTAAAAGTTACCAAAGCGCAATCGGTATCCGTTAAGAAAATCCTACGCCATTATTATAAGCAAATCAAGACCAATCATTCACTTAGCAGTTTTTATGCTTTTATTGAGTCCAATCAGGATTCACTTTTAAAGAAATTGAAAATACATTCCGATTATTTCAACATTACCAATTTCCTGCACATTATGTCCGAGTATGTTGGGGATGGACTGTACAGTTTCCTCTTTGAGGTAAGTGAGGACCAAACCTATAAAATTGAGGACAAAAGATTGATTGTTTTTGAACTGGATGAAGTGAAGGACAATAAAGAAATTCTTTCCGTAATGCTGAAACTTATAAAATCGGCGATCCAAAGAACCATTTGGAAGAACCGTGCTGAAAAAGGTGTCATTTTGTTCGATGAGTTTGCAAAGCAGCTCAAGTTTGAAAATGTATTGGAGAGCGTGGAATTCTATTACCAGGCTATCCGAAAACAGAATGGAGCTATTGGTATCATCCTACAATCCATCAACCAACTTCCAAATAATTCAACATCCGCAAGTATTCTGGAGAACACACAGGTCATTTACAGCCTTCACAATGAAAAAGGATATGACGAGCTGCAGAAAAGGTTGCACCTCTCCAGCCACGATTTAAATCAGCTGAAATCAATCAAAAACAATCTTTCGGGGCCACGCAAGTACACGGAAATGTTTATAAAAATCGGAAGGGAAAGCAACATTTTTCGTTTGGAAGTTCCCAAAGAAGTTTATGCAGCTTACTTAACGGACGGGGCTGAAAATGAAGAAATAATGAAGCTTTATGAAAAGCATCAAAATATGGAAAAAGCAATCACTGAATATACATCCTAAAAACAGAAATTATGAAGTCAAAAATTTTAATTCTCGCAATGGCACTATTGTTCAGCCTAAATATCAAGGCCCAAGGAATGCCCGTTTATGACAACACAAACTTTATCAGTTTGATTAAACAGTTATTGGAGTCTGGAAAGCAGACGTCCAATCTTATGAAAACGGTCAAATTCTTAAAAACCCAGAAAGAAAACCTTGAAAAGGTAAACGATGTGATCAAACAGCTGAAGGCAGTTCAAGAAATCAACCGGGACAACCAACGTTTGATTGACATTGTAAATGAGGATTTACGAGATATATTGAACTCCCCTTTTATAAAACCTGACGAGATTACCCGTATCTCAGATTCCTTCAACGCTATAATCGATACCTCTTTGGACAATCTTGACTTTATAGATCAGATCCTCTCCAGCGATTATATGAAAATGAGCGATGCCGAAAGAGCCTCGATTTTGAAAGCAAAGGAAGTCCAAACAAAGGAAATGGTTGCCGAAATCACAAAAAAGACTGAGCGCTATCGGGATATTATTTCCTTTAGGAAAATGCAGGACAAGATAAATAACCGGGAAACAGCCTACTAAAATGACCGGCGCAATCTCATTGGGGATAGGTCTGGAATACGTTGACACGATTTACCAGACCATACAGAACAGCGACTTTTCGCAATACACAATTGGCGGAATGAAAACGCTCGCGGTGCTGTTCTTTCTGATCAACATTCTCAAAAAATACAATGAGGGTGCGGTAGATAAGGATGGATACACTTGGGGACTTAGTCCTGGCGAACTAATCAAAAATTTTATGATCGTCATCCTCGTCATTTTCTCAACGCAGGTATTGGGGTTCTTTGATGGCATATTGGTGGCCATTGAATCCCAATATCGCAACACGGCTCCTGCCTTACTTCCTTTACAATTGCAGGATATTCCACTGGAGGAGGATGTAGGGGCAATGGATATGTTCAAAAAGGCTATGGCCTTGTTGTATGATGCACTGGTTACTCCCTTGTATGGATTTAAGATTTTTGCATTTATCATCGGACTCTTTCTATGGATATTAGACCTATTCATCTACCCATTATTTTTGGCAGAACGATTTTTCCTTTTGGGAATTATGCGTGCCTTCTTCCCGCTTGTAATCAGCTTGGCGGTTTTTGAGAAATTCCGCACCCTTGCCTATAACTATTTCAAGCTTTATGCGGCAGTCTATATGTTGGTGCCGGCCTTCTTTCTGGTCAATGTTTTTATCAATGCGATCTACACGGAAATCAACACCAACTTTTGGGTAAACCTTTTTGGCACCGATGTGGGCAATAAAGTTTTTGCGCCCGTTGTAGAACTCGGCTCCATAGGATTTATTGTATTTCTAAAATTCAAGCTCTATAGACGTGCCACCACATTCACCTCGAGACTTTTTACAGCTTAAACGGATTTAATAATGAAAACACCCTATAAAAATATCTATAAGGTCCTAAAGACAAATCGGTTTATCGTAATTGCCGTTGTGGCTTTTTCCTTTCTGTCCAGCATCATTTCCGTTTGGTCTGTGTTCAATATCAATAATAAGGCATTGAACAATGCTTTCGCAATCAATACTGACGGATCTGTAATTCCCTTAAAATGGGTTGCACAAAAAGAAAATTTAAAAGTTGAAGCCTTGGCACATCTCGAACTGTTCCATTCCTATTTCTACAATATAGATGCGAGCAACTACGAAAAGAATTTGGAGAAAGCTTTGTGGCTTGGAAACAGCTCTGTCGATAATCTGTATCGACAAAAGAAAGCCGATGGCGTATATAACAGATTGCTCCAATATTCACTGGTTCAAAAAGTTATCAGCATTGAATCCCAATTGGACCTGCAGAGCAATCCTTATAAATTTCAGACCAAAACAATTTTTGAAATCAATCGCGGTACCGTGGTGGATCGGTATGAATTGATCTCCACAGGAAGGCTGATTGTCGTGGACCGAAACTTTCCCAAGAATACACACGGTCTTTTGATCACTGATTATTTTGAAAAATCACTTAAAAAACTTACAAATGAAAATTGAAAAGAATAAAATAGTTTTTGGTTCCGTCCTCGCCATTGTGGTAGTATTCATTATCGCCTACACCATATCAGTGATGTCGGGGGATGAATCCGAAAGCGAAAGTTTGACACAGACCGCCGTGCCGGAACTGGATGAAAACCAGAAAGAGTACAAGTCAAAACTGGAAGCAATTGATGCCCTAAAGGAAGTGAGGGAAACAAATGCCCCGAGTATCTATGACGAAAAGAACATCGATTCCCTTGGTTTCTACGATCCTGATTTTATGGACAAGGAAAAAGTGAGAATTGTGGATAGTATTTACAAACACAACAGGATCAACTATTCAAAAGACACCTACGTGGTTCCCGAAAGGTATCGAAGGAAACCAAAAGTGAACGAGGATACCCTAACGGCCAAGAAAGATGAAGCCATTGCACTAAAGGAATTGGGCCTGGAGCACCAATTGTTTTTTGCGTCGGATCCAATGGCCAATCCCAAGATGGACATTGCCAATACCGATGCGGAAATATTTGTGGAAGTTGACGGAAACCAAGTTGTAAAAACTAATTATCGATTGCGGATGCGCCTGTTAAAGGATGCATTGATAAATGGAGTGAAAGTTCCAAAGAACACACCCGTTTTCGGTTTTATTAGCTTCAAACCAAACCGTGCCCTGATTGAAATTGAGAACATTAATCATCGTCCCGTAAAACTAAAAGCCTTTGACCTCCAGGACGGAAGTGAAGGGATTTATGTGGAAAACAGTTTCCGTGCTGATGTGAGCCGCGAGGTCGTGGATGACATTGTGGGAGACATCAATATAGCAGGGGTTCCACAGGTTAGTGGAATCCAAAAAGTATTTCGTAAGAACCAAAGAACGGTCAAGGTTACCGTGACCAATAATTACAAACTCATTCTAAAACCAGCGTTATGAAAAATTCAATTTTATTGGGAAGTTTATTCCTTGCCAGCTTCTTTATGGAGGCCCAAAACACGGCCCCGCTCGACACCATCTTTGCCAACGACCAAAAGAACGTTGCGCTCTTTTTCCCAAATCCTATTCGACAAGGAATTACGGGTGCGGACAACTTTGTTTTCACGTATAATCGAGAAAAAGAACAATTCTTTGGATTGCTTCAGGCCAAGCCTGGAAAGGCAAGTAATTTGCTCGTAATCAATACAAATGGCTCAATTTTTTCGTATATTGTTAGCTATAGGGAGCAACTGGAAAAGCTGAATTATTTTGTTCCACAGTCCGAGAGTATCGGTTTTGAACAACCAAAATTTACAGAGGGTTCTGATTCTACTAATATTGCCAATCTGTTCACGGACAAAACATTTTACTACGAAAGGTTTTGCTCTTATCTGTTGACCAGAAAACAAAGAATTGGGAGTATCCAAAAACGTAAAAACGGTATTATTCTCAGTTTGGAAAACATAGTTTTTGATAAGGAAGAACTTTATTTCGTAATTAAAATTCAAAACAAATCTTCCTTAGATTACGATTTGAACTTCTTGGATATTTCGACCCAAACCAGAAAACAGGGAAAAAAGAAATCATTACAGCGAATTTCACAGTTTCCTAATTTTAAATATGATGTTCCTACGAAGGTTGCCGAGAAACAAATAAAAAGGATGGTTTATGTTCTTCCCAAGTTTTCATTGAGCAATGACAAAATGGTAGTTTTGAAACTGAATGAAAAAAATGGAGAACGAAATATAAAATTGAAAGTCTCAAATAAATATATCAATAACCCAAATTGAAACTTATATGAAAAATTTAGCGTTAATACTTCTGCTACTTGTTGGTGCAGCTTGCTCCCAACAAAACCTGTCCCCTACTGAAACCGCCAAAATTGTTGTGGAAAGCTTTTATAGTAAAGACAATCAGAAATTGAAAGAATACACAACTGTTGAAAGCTATGAATCATTCTTGGCAATACAGGATATAATGACCGCAAACACTTCCGGAAAATCAAACTTTAAAGTATTGCAGGAAAAAGTTGATGGAGATATTGCTTGGGTCCAGTTTTCTACTTCGTTTGAGGAGAAACCTGAGACTTTTAAGCTTGTAAAGGAAAATGGACAATGGAAGGTTACGGAAAAAGATTTAAAGGAAAAGGACCATTTTGAGATAAAAGATTAGTGCTTAATCTCGTTAGCCAACCAAATTCCATATTTTTTCCAAAGCTCGTACATTACTAGCCATTCTGATATCCAAGGAATTATATCAACAAAATTTAATTCTAGATGTTGTGGTAAATCTTTTGGGTAATAAAGACAAAGACTATTTCCAGGATATAAATGCGGTGTCGTTCCGAATTTAATTTTACTATCGTTCAAAATAAATACCCTTTCTTTTCTACCAGTGTCGTTAATATCATAACTAACAAGTATTTCATATTCTTTTTTGCAGCCTTTAGGTTTAATTTTGCCCTTGCCCAAAAGTTTGCCGTCTTTAACTACAGTTTGTAACCAAGGAAAGTTTTTATCAACATATTCCTTTTGAATGTATGGCGCAATATAATTCTTTGAAAATATTGTATGTTGTCTTGGACGAATGTCTATTTCCACACTCCCATAATTACGGTTGGGTTTACTTTTATATCCGTGGGTTTCAGTAATATTCCCGCCCCCATCTACATAATTATTTCCCGATAAAATAATAAGACCAGCTTTTTCAAGAGTGTTTGATTTTGTTGATGCCAAACTCTCCAGTTGTGCTTTTAAAATAGTCTTTGTTCTTGTACTACCGAATAAATCCTCTGCCACACCAAAATCACCATTTTTTAGACGCTCCCAATTTTCCTTAAAACTTCTTGCAAATGTAATAAACTGAATATAGTACTCATTATCTTTATCCCATTTCTCTGTAAAATCTTCGTCTTCATTCACAGGGTTTAAAACCTTGATTCTGTTATAAACACCACTACTTTCGTATAACATCTCATAGGCACTATATCTCCTTAAAATTTTATTTAGAACGTTATCAATGGTTTCATAAATAGACGCTTCACCATCGTAAAATTGCCCAAAAATCGTTGTAAGAACTATACTGGAAGTTCGATATTTTGGTTTATTTGCAAAAAAGATATCCCGATAACGTTTTGTGAGTTGCACAGAGCGTTTCAATGGCTCTTTGTCATAATAGTCCTCATTTGGCAAATCTTCTTGTTCTGCTTTTGCTTCGGAAAGGGCAATATATCCACTAAATGCTTTCTTCAATAAAGTTTCTCGAACGTTTTCTGCTCTGTCCAAAAACCATTTTGAGTATCCTTTTGGGAATGATGAAGTCCAAGATGCCAGTTCTCTGTCGGGAACCATCAATTTATCTTCTGTTTCAATGATTATACAACCGGGAAGTATATCGAGGTGAAAATCACCCTCGTAGTTTATTCTCGCACATCGATTTTTTTCAATTAGCTTTGGTTTGTAAAGTTGGTTGTTTTTGAATACCCGGATGAGATGATTATAAATCTCTGATGAAGTATAAATATGGTATGACTCTCTGATTTGGACTACTATATCCAAATCAAATTCATCTTGGCCAATGGGTTTTGTAGTCGTACCTATCGCTTTTGAACCTTGTGGATATACCACAAAGTCCACTTTGGAAAAAAATATTGGATCTGCCTTTAATACATCATAAATTGCATTGTAAGCGGATTCCATTCTTTTGGAACGTGATTCATCAAGTTCAAGCGATTCAGCGAGTCTTGCAAGTAAGTCTTCTCTTTGAAAACCGTGGTTGTATAAATATTCTTGAAAATTCATTTATATTGTAAATTTGGCGTGTTGTCCTATTTTAAGTTTGTGATTGTTAAAGCATTCTTTTTCAATTTCATCTTTAGTTACGAATGCGTATTTTTTGGTAAATCTGTTTGCATCCAATAAATTATTGAACTGGTTAAGTTGATCTTGGTTGAGTTCAATCTGAAAAATATCGTATATCAACGTATGATATGTCTCATCGCTAAACCTATTCTGTTTATTGAGAATATTCTCGTGAGTACCAAGATATTCAGCCCGTATGGTTTTAAAGTTTTCCGGCTTTAAAATTTTGGTTTCAACCAATTCTTCAAAAAATTCTCTCCACACACCAATTTCTCTATCTTTTCTTGACTTAAACCACTGTATAATATTGGGAATATGTTTTGCCCTTACAAAAAAGCGCAAGTCCTTCGGATTCTTGATGTCTGATTTTGGATAAGCTTCCCATTCTTTATAAGTATCCTTATTGCC
The Aequorivita iocasae genome window above contains:
- a CDS encoding conjugal transfer protein, translated to MKSKILILAMALLFSLNIKAQGMPVYDNTNFISLIKQLLESGKQTSNLMKTVKFLKTQKENLEKVNDVIKQLKAVQEINRDNQRLIDIVNEDLRDILNSPFIKPDEITRISDSFNAIIDTSLDNLDFIDQILSSDYMKMSDAERASILKAKEVQTKEMVAEITKKTERYRDIISFRKMQDKINNRETAY
- a CDS encoding conjugal transfer protein TraK, giving the protein MKTPYKNIYKVLKTNRFIVIAVVAFSFLSSIISVWSVFNINNKALNNAFAINTDGSVIPLKWVAQKENLKVEALAHLELFHSYFYNIDASNYEKNLEKALWLGNSSVDNLYRQKKADGVYNRLLQYSLVQKVISIESQLDLQSNPYKFQTKTIFEINRGTVVDRYELISTGRLIVVDRNFPKNTHGLLITDYFEKSLKKLTNEN
- the traM gene encoding conjugative transposon protein TraM yields the protein MKIEKNKIVFGSVLAIVVVFIIAYTISVMSGDESESESLTQTAVPELDENQKEYKSKLEAIDALKEVRETNAPSIYDEKNIDSLGFYDPDFMDKEKVRIVDSIYKHNRINYSKDTYVVPERYRRKPKVNEDTLTAKKDEAIALKELGLEHQLFFASDPMANPKMDIANTDAEIFVEVDGNQVVKTNYRLRMRLLKDALINGVKVPKNTPVFGFISFKPNRALIEIENINHRPVKLKAFDLQDGSEGIYVENSFRADVSREVVDDIVGDINIAGVPQVSGIQKVFRKNQRTVKVTVTNNYKLILKPAL
- a CDS encoding DUF4138 domain-containing protein, with product MKNSILLGSLFLASFFMEAQNTAPLDTIFANDQKNVALFFPNPIRQGITGADNFVFTYNREKEQFFGLLQAKPGKASNLLVINTNGSIFSYIVSYREQLEKLNYFVPQSESIGFEQPKFTEGSDSTNIANLFTDKTFYYERFCSYLLTRKQRIGSIQKRKNGIILSLENIVFDKEELYFVIKIQNKSSLDYDLNFLDISTQTRKQGKKKSLQRISQFPNFKYDVPTKVAEKQIKRMVYVLPKFSLSNDKMVVLKLNEKNGERNIKLKVSNKYINNPN
- a CDS encoding DUF4878 domain-containing protein, which translates into the protein MKNLALILLLLVGAACSQQNLSPTETAKIVVESFYSKDNQKLKEYTTVESYESFLAIQDIMTANTSGKSNFKVLQEKVDGDIAWVQFSTSFEEKPETFKLVKENGQWKVTEKDLKEKDHFEIKD
- a CDS encoding nucleotidyltransferase domain-containing protein, coding for MNFQEYLYNHGFQREDLLARLAESLELDESRSKRMESAYNAIYDVLKADPIFFSKVDFVVYPQGSKAIGTTTKPIGQDEFDLDIVVQIRESYHIYTSSEIYNHLIRVFKNNQLYKPKLIEKNRCARINYEGDFHLDILPGCIIIETEDKLMVPDRELASWTSSFPKGYSKWFLDRAENVRETLLKKAFSGYIALSEAKAEQEDLPNEDYYDKEPLKRSVQLTKRYRDIFFANKPKYRTSSIVLTTIFGQFYDGEASIYETIDNVLNKILRRYSAYEMLYESSGVYNRIKVLNPVNEDEDFTEKWDKDNEYYIQFITFARSFKENWERLKNGDFGVAEDLFGSTRTKTILKAQLESLASTKSNTLEKAGLIILSGNNYVDGGGNITETHGYKSKPNRNYGSVEIDIRPRQHTIFSKNYIAPYIQKEYVDKNFPWLQTVVKDGKLLGKGKIKPKGCKKEYEILVSYDINDTGRKERVFILNDSKIKFGTTPHLYPGNSLCLYYPKDLPQHLELNFVDIIPWISEWLVMYELWKKYGIWLANEIKH
- a CDS encoding SMODS-associated NUDIX domain-containing protein — translated: MSSELKRFFGYVVGFCLAIGYLIYRYFFLNPVTDFHKEILVAFAIAIITACLMGIYETIKCQGKYFWIALKCSLLIPNKKVYVSLSYLLRIKIQGNELYFLVKGSKINQYQPVGGVYKLVGNKDTYKEWEAYPKSDIKNPKDLRFFVRAKHIPNIIQWFKSRKDREIGVWREFFEELVETKILKPENFKTIRAEYLGTHENILNKQNRFSDETYHTLIYDIFQIELNQDQLNQFNNLLDANRFTKKYAFVTKDEIEKECFNNHKLKIGQHAKFTI